The window GTGCAGCCGGGAGCCATCTTCGCTTCCAACACCTCGGGCTTCCCCATCTCGGAGCTGAACAAGGCCGTGTCGGAGGAAAGGCGCCCTCGCTTCATCGGCATGCACTGGTTCAGCCCCGTGCCGGTCATGAAGCTGGTCGAGCTGGTCCATGCCCCCGAGACGGCCGAGGAGACCATCGTCGCTCTGGAGGGGGTCTGCCAGCGGGCCGATAAGGTCAGCATCCGCGTGAAGGATGCCCCCGGCACCTACGGCTTCGTCGCCAACCGCATTTATTTCGCCGCCGTCCGCGAGGCCCAGAAGGTGCTGCAGGAGGGCATCGCCAGTGCCGAGGACATAGACAAGGCGATGGTCTACGGCTTCAACTGGCCGGTGGGGCCTCTGTCCATGGGTCGGGGCGCCCGCGCCGGCTGGCAGTAGCCCGCGGATTCCATGGCCGCTGGGCGGCCTCGTCTGCGCATCGGCCCGCTGCAGGTGGCCGGGGGCTACGAGCTGCCGCCCCGCCCACCGGGCCCGGCTGCTGCCCAGGACGCCTACCGCCAGACATTCTTTCTGCTGGGGGAGGAGCTGGAGGCCTTCCGCCAGGGCATGGCGCTGCAGGCAGAGGCGGCGTCGGCCGTGGCCAGGGCGCGCACCCCCGAGGCGGCCGTCATCCTGGGGCTGTGGTCGCGCTGCTTCTTCTGCCTGGCCGATGCCTGCCGGCTGATGCTCTGGGGCTCCTATCCGTCGTGTCCGCCGCTGGTGAGAACGGCCTGCGACATGGTGGCGGCCCAGCGGGGCCTCCTGTCTTCGGGTTTTCAGGAGTGGCGTGCCTGGCTGGAGTCTTGGCCGGCTCAGGACCGTGAACGGGCGGCCCTGGGGCTGGAGATGGGGCGTTATCGAGCCTCGGCGTCCATCGCTGGCGAGGCTCGGCTGGCATCCGTCTACCGTGCAGCGGCCGAGCTATCGCAGCCCCACTTCGGGGCCACCCTGTTGCAGGTGGGGCCCGAAGTGGCCCTGGACCATCTGCCTGTGGCCTTTGCCGACTGCGCCTTCCATCTGGGCTGGGCGGAGCTGGTGCTGGGGTGGCTGCTGAGGCTCTGCCACCTGCAGGCCGAGACGGTGGCCTCGGCGGACCTGGCGCCGCTGCCGCAGGGCACTGCCGAAGCGGTGGCCCGGCTGGGCGATGCGGTGGAGGCGGCCCTTTCCCGTCCCGACCGCTGTCAGCTCACGGAGGAGCCCGACGGCCGCTTCCTGCTGGTGAACTTCCGCCGCAAGGCCGGAGGTCATCCCCGCCGCCTCGTCCTCTAGCTGCGGGACGGCTGTCGGCACATCGGGGGCCTGCTCCTCGGCTTTCCGCCCTCTTTTTTGCTGTTCGGTTCCGGAGGAAGGTCGGAGGTGGCAGGGCGGGTATACTGGACGGTGCGGCCATGAACGGAAGCGATGCGTTCGCGTCCGTCCATCTGGGCACCGCCTCGGGGGCCGAGGCGCCACTGCGATGGGCGGTGGTGGTGCGCTTCGGGGAGGTGGCCCTGAAGAAGGGTCATCGGCAGCTCTTCATGGGGGCGCTGCGCCGGAACATCGAGCGGTCCCTGGAGGGGCTGCCCGTGGAGCGGGTGTCCATCCGCCCCAATCGCTGCTTCGTCTGGCTGGCCGATGTCTCCGCCTGGCCCGAGGTCCGGAGGCGTCTGGCCCATGTCTTCGGCATCGTCGGCTATGCCCTCTGCCTGCGGGTGCCGCCGAGCCTGGAGGCGGCGAAGGAGGCCTATGGCCTGCTGGTGCCCTCGCCCCCCGCTTCCTTCGCCGTGCGTGCCCATCGCGGCGACAAGGGCTTTCCCCTCACCTCTCAGGAGATAGAGCGGGAGCTGGGAGCTTACATCAAGGGCGTCACGGGCGCCCGTGTCGACCTGACGCAGCCGGAGCTGACCTTCTATGTGGAGGTCCAGCCCGAGGGCATCTTCTGCACCACCCAGCAGATTCCCGGCCCCGGGGGTTTGCCCGTGGGCACAGGCGGACGGGTGGCCTGTCTCCTGTCGGGAGGGATCGATTCCCCGGTGGCCTCCTACCGCATGACGAAGCGGGGCTGTCAGGCCGTTTTCGTCCACTTCACTTCCTTTCCCTTCACCGATGCCTCGTCTTGGGACAAGTGCCGGGAGCTGGTCAGGCTCTTGGCCCGCTATCTGCTGGAGGCGCGCCTTTACGTGGTGAAGCTGGGAGAGGTGCAGAGGCGTATAGTGGTGGCAGTGCCGCCCCAGTACCGCATCCTGATGTACAGGCGGATGATGCTGCGCATCGCCGAGGCCATCGCCCGGCAGGAGGGCTGCAAGGCGCTGGTGACGGGCGAGAGCCTGGGCCAGGTGGGCTCCCAGACGCTGGACAACCTGGTGGCTGTCCAGGAGGCCACCACCATGCCGGTGCTGCGTCCGCTCATCGGCATGGACAAGCAGGAGATCATCGCCGAGGCGCGTCGCATCGGCACTTACGAGGTGTCCATCCTGCCCGATATGGACTGCTGCCAGTTCCTGGTGCCGCCGCGGGTGGCGACGACCTCCACCCCTGAGCGGCTGCGAGAGCTGGAGTCGCGAGTGGACGTTCCTGCCCTGGTAGAGGTGGCCCTGAAGGAGATGGAGGTGGAGGAGTTCCGATGGCCCTAGCCGTTTCGGTGGCCATCTTCCACGGGGACGACCGCCGTCAGGTGCTGCTGGTGCGCCGCCCCGATGACCCGGCCGAGGAGCACCCTGGCCTGTGGGGGCTGCCGGCCGTCACCCTCCGTCCGGGCGAGACCCCCGAAGATGGGGTGAGGCGAGTCGGTCGCCAGAAGCTGGGGCTGGAGTTGCGGCCCGGCCCGGTGCTGGCCTACGGTCAGCAGCTGCGCCCCAACGGTGTGCTGGCCATGCTGCTGATGGAGGCCGAGGCCCTTTCCTGGCCGCCGCGCCTGGAGCCCGAGGAGCGTGAGGAGGGGGTGACCTATTACACCGCCTGGACATGGGGCGATCCTCAGCTTCTGGTGCCTGCCGCGGTCATGGGCTCCCTCTGCTCGCGGCTGTTGCTGGATGCACTGGGGGACTACTGGCTGCCATGAGAGCTGCCCTTCTCCTGTTCGTGGCCTCGCTGCTGGCGCTCCTGTCGTCCCTGGCCGCCCTGCCCGCTGGCGCCGAGGGGACGGTAGAAAGGCAGGTGGGACCCTACCTGCTACGCCTTTCCCTGGACCACCCGCCACGTCTCGACGATGCCAACGCCCTGCTGCTGGAGGTGGTGGACACCCGCGATGGTCGCCTGGTGGAGGGACTGCAGGACTCGCTGCGCATGGAAGGGTGGGTCTACCCCACCGAGGGAGCACGACGCTATGTTCCCGTCTTCCTGCGTCCGTCGCGGGAGCGTCCCGGCACTTACGAGGGGGTCTTCGTTCCGCCGGCCCTGGGCCCCTATCGCTTCTACATACTGGGCTCCATCGAGAAGACACCGGTGCAGGAGGAGTTCGCTACCGGTCCGGGCGGCCTGCCCGATGTGCTGCCCCCCGAGGACGAGCTGCTTACTCCGGGGGCGGTGGTGGGCCTGGTGATCCTGGGGCTTTATCTGGCAGGGATGGCCGGTCTGGGGGCCTGGTACCTGCGGCAGCGCCGCCGCTCCGCCGCCACCGGCTGAGGTTCTCCACCCCTTTTTCCCCCGATACTTTCGTCCGACCCCCTGCCCCATAAATTGCCAGGCGAGCTGGAAAGAGCTATAATGAGCGTGACGGAGCCTGGAGTTGGACTGAGGGGGTGGTGATGCTCCGTTGTCCACGGCTGTCCACCAGTTATTAACAGCGCCTGCAACTTCCGCTGGCGACCTCCAGGAACGGCCTGGCCCTCTCGTCTCGGTGGCCATTCCCACCCGTAACTCGGGCAGCGTCATCGGTCGCTGCCTGGAGTCGGTCTGTCGTCAGACGTATCCGCACCTGGAGGTCTTGGTGGTGGACGGCTGCTCCCGGGACGGGACGCCGCAAATGGCGGCCGTCTACGGCGCCACGGTGGTGCCCTGCACCGGGGGGCTGCTCGCCGCCCGCTATGAGGGGGTTCTGCGCTCCCGTGGCCAGTTCGTGCTCATGCTGGACTCGGACCAGGTCCTGGAGCCCACAGCCGTCGAGCGGGCGGTGGCCATGATGGGCCAGGGCTACGACATGCTGGTGCTGGAGGAGATGTCCTTTCGTCCCCGCACCTGGCTGCAGCGCCTCTTCGCCGCTCATCGCCGTCTCATCCACCTCTACCTGAACGAGGAGGCGCTGGACCCGTATCGCGGCACGGTGCTGCCGCGCTTCTTCCGTCGGGAGCTGCTGTTGCAGGCCTTGCAGAACGTGCCGGCGGGCCTGCTGGAAAAAGTGGTCCACCACGACCACGCCATCATCTATCTCGAGTGCTGGCGGCTGTCGCGGCGGGTCGGCATCCTGCCCCGAGCCGTGTACCATCAGGAGCCGTCCAGCCTGTGGGAGGTGGTGCGGAGGAACTTCCGCTACGGCCGCAGCCTGGCCGTCCTGGCCGCCGGCGGCCCCTACGCCGACCTGGCCCGGCGGCGTGACGGCTACATCTGGCCGCGGCGCTTGCGTCCAGGGGACGTGCCCCTGGCACTGCAGTCGGCCCTGTTGCTGACCCTGCTGAAGCTGGCGCAGGGGGCGGGCCTCTTCTGGGAACGGGCCCTCCGCTAGGGGGTCCTGGTCCCGCCGATCATACCAGTCCGGGAGGTGTGCGGATGACGTTCATAGTGACCATCGGCCGAGGCTCCATGGACCGTTACTCGCTGAAGCTGGCCCGTCACCTGCGGGTGCCCAAGCTGTTCACCGACATCTACCAGAAAGTGGCGGAGATGTTCAATGTGCCCCTGGTGAGCTGCCGTTCCCTATACGCTTTGTGGCAGGACGCGAACTTCCTGCGGCGCCTGCGCCGCCTGGACGACATTCTCCACTTCCCGAACCACCACATGGGCCGTTACGGACTGTTCCTGCGCCAGCCCTACGTCATCACTGTTCACGACCTGATCCGCTATTTCGACCTGAAGGGCTACGGGACGTATATCCACCGTCCCAACCTGCGAGATCGCATCTACCTGAACATGGACTATGCCGGCATCCGTCGCGCTGCGGCCATCATCGCTATCTCCGAGACCACCAAGAGGGACATCGTGCGGCACCTGAGCTATCCGGAGGAGCGCATATTCGTCGTCTACCACGGCATCGACCATGACCTCTTCCGGCCGGTGGAGGAGCGGCCCATAGAGGAGCCTTACGTGCTCTTCGTAGGCTCCGAGCACCCGCGCAAGAACCTGCCGGCCCTGCTGCGGGCCTTCAAGCTGGTGAAGGACAGCGACAGCCGCTTTCGCCATCTGAAGCTGGTGAAGGTGGGGGCGGCCGGAGGACGCGAGGCGCCCTTCCGCCAGTACACCCTGCGGGCCATGGCCGAGATCGGGCTCGATGGAGACGTGGTCTTCGCCGAGGGGGTGCCCGATCACGAGCTGCCGGCCTACTACTCGGGGGCGGAGGTGCTGGTCAATCCCTCCCTGTATGAGGGGTTCGGGTTCCCGCCGGTGGAGGCGATGGCCTGCGGCTGTCCCGTCATCGTCTCGAAGGCCGGCGCCCTGCCCGAGGTAGTGGGGGATGCAGGCCTGGTGGTGGACCCCAACGACCCCCTGGCCCTGGCCGAGGCGATCCGCCAGGTGCTGACGGACTCGTCCCTGCGCCGGCGGCTGGTGGAGGCAGGCCTGCAGCGGGCAGCCCAGTTCACCTGGGAGCGCTGTGCCCGTGAGACGGAGCAGGTCTACGAGCGAGTGGAAGCGGAACTGGCCGCCTAGCGCCCCAGGGCGTGCCGCAGCGATGCCTCCAGCTCCGGGTAGCGGAACTGAAATCCGGCCGCCTGCAGGCGGGCAGGGAGCACCCTCTGGCCCGAGAGCAGTGCCTCTCGGGCCATTTCCCCCAGCAGCACCTGAAGGGCGAAGGCCGGCACGCGGAACAGGGCAGGTCGTCCCAGCACTCGCGCCAGCGTGCGGGTGAACTCAGCGTTGGTGACCGGGTTGGGGGAAGTGACGTTGACGGGCCCCGAGAACTCCTCCCGCGAGAGGAGGAAGAGGACTGCCTGCACCAGGTCGTCCATGTCCACCCAGCTCATGTACTGACGGCCGCTGCCGAGGCTTCCCCCTAGCCCCAGGCGAAAAACGGGCAGAAGTCGGGCCAGCGCCCCGCCCCGGGCCGATAGCACGACGCCGAAGCGCGGGTTGACCACCCGGGTGCCAGCAGCGGCAGCGGTCTGGGCTGCCTGCTCCCAGGCCTGGCACAGCTCAGCCAGGAAGCCGCGGCCCGGCGCGGCCCCCTCGTCCAGGGCCTCATCGCCTCGGTCCCCGTAGTAACCGGTGGCGGAAGCGGAGATGAAGACTTTGGGCGGCGCGGGGGAGGCGGCGATGGCCTCGGCCAGGAGACGCGTCCCCTCGACCCGGCTCCGCCAGATGCGTTCCTTGCTGGCCGGCGTCCAGCGCTGGCCGATGTTCTCGCCGGCCAGGTGGACAACGGCCTCGACCCCCTCCAGGGCGCGCGCGTCCATCTGCCCTCTCAGGGGGTCCCAGACGAAGTCTGCCGTCTCGGGACGTCGGCCCAGACGCAGGACCTGATGCCCCTCTCGCTCCAAGGCAGGCACTAGGTGGGAACCGATGAGACCGCTGGCGCCCGTCACCAGCACACGCATGCTCCGTCCTCCCGCGAAGGCTGGCCCTTCAGGATAAGGGAGCGAGGGCTAGACGCGCAAGGGCCGTGATTCCGGGGGAGTATCAGCCGCTGCGGGCGGTGCCGGGCAGCTCTACAGGCTCGTAGAGCTTCTTCTTGAGGGCCTCTCGCGGCGGGTCGATGTATATGGCGCCCCAGCCACACACGTCCTCGCACAGACGGCAGCCAGTGCAGCGCCGCTCGATGACGGTGGCCACGCCGAAGAAGTCGCCCACCCGCTCGCCAGAGGTGTCCAGGTAGAGGGCCTCGAAGGGGCAGATGTTGATGCACAGCTCACAGCCGGAGCCAATGCAGTTCTCCTCGATGACGGTCGCCTTGGGCCACTCGCGACGGGGGAAGCCCTTGCAGATGTCCCCCGCGTCGTCAGCGATGCACTCCACAGGGCAGACCACGCCGCAGGCGCCGCAGTCGATGCACAGGGTGGGGTCGATAACGTGCAGCTTGTTGCGCTCCCCCGAGATGGCATCGGTGGGACAGCGCTTGGTGCATGCGGTGCAGCCTATGCACCAGTCCAGGATCTTGTAGGCCACGCTACTCGCCTCCGTCCTTCCTAGGGCAGTCTAACAGGTGCAGGGGACAGGAGCAACCGCGCTAGAGCAGTCCTCGCTCGCGCAGCACCGCCTCGGTCGCGGCGCCGATCTCGGCTGGGCTGTCGACGATGGTGGCTCCGGCTGCGGCCAGGGCCTTCTTCTTGGCCTGGGCCGTGGCCGCCTCGCCCACGATGATGGCCCCGGCGTGGCCCATGCGCCGCCCCGGCGGCGCCGAGGCCCCCGCTATGAAGGCGATGACGGGCTTGCGCATCTCGCTGGCGATATAGGCCGCCGCTTCCTGCTCGGCGGTGCCTCCGATCTCGCCGATGAGGACCACTGCCTTGGTCTCCGGGTCCTCGTTGAACAGGCGCAGCACCTCCACCGGGGCCGTCCCGATGACGGGGTCGCCCCCCACCCCCACGCAGGTGCTCTGGCCGATGCCTCGTGCTGTGAGCTGGGACACCGCCTCGTAGACCAGGGTCCCGGAGCGTGAGATGACCCCCACCGGCCCCGGGCTGAACACGTCGCCGGGCATGATGCCCACCCGGCACTGACCGGGAGTGATGACGCCCGGGCAGTTGGGGCCGATGAGGCGAATGCCGGAGCCACGCAGGTAGCGCTTGACCCGCACCATGTCCACCACCGGGATGCCCTCGGTTATACAGACGATGACGGGCACCTCGGCGTAGGCCGCCTCCAGGATGGCATCGGCGGCGGCCGGCGCGGGCACGAATATCAGGGAGCAATCGGCGCCGGTACGGGCCACCGCCTGCCGCACCGTGTCGAAGACCGGGACCCCGTCTATCTCCTCGCCACCTCGACCCGGGGTGACGCCGGCCACCACCTTGGTGCCGTACTCGATGCAGCGACGGGTCTGGAAGGAGCCTTCGCGTCCGGTGATGCCCTGCACCACCACCTTGGTGTCACGGTTGACCAGAATGGGCATGGTCTCGCTCCTCGTTCAGGATACGGGCTGCTTTTGCCAGCGACGGGCGCGGCTGGCGGGCACCATCTTCC of the Dehalococcoidia bacterium genome contains:
- a CDS encoding 3-hydroxyacyl-CoA dehydrogenase family protein, with product MAADIQTVGILGGGVMGSGIGQVLAQSGYKVIIRDLNQELLDRCRNTIVEGRFGLKRAVERGRISQEQMDRALANLSFTTRLEDLAQVDLLIEAVPENLDLKKQVFAEVDRIVQPGAIFASNTSGFPISELNKAVSEERRPRFIGMHWFSPVPVMKLVELVHAPETAEETIVALEGVCQRADKVSIRVKDAPGTYGFVANRIYFAAVREAQKVLQEGIASAEDIDKAMVYGFNWPVGPLSMGRGARAGWQ
- the thiI gene encoding tRNA 4-thiouridine(8) synthase ThiI codes for the protein MNGSDAFASVHLGTASGAEAPLRWAVVVRFGEVALKKGHRQLFMGALRRNIERSLEGLPVERVSIRPNRCFVWLADVSAWPEVRRRLAHVFGIVGYALCLRVPPSLEAAKEAYGLLVPSPPASFAVRAHRGDKGFPLTSQEIERELGAYIKGVTGARVDLTQPELTFYVEVQPEGIFCTTQQIPGPGGLPVGTGGRVACLLSGGIDSPVASYRMTKRGCQAVFVHFTSFPFTDASSWDKCRELVRLLARYLLEARLYVVKLGEVQRRIVVAVPPQYRILMYRRMMLRIAEAIARQEGCKALVTGESLGQVGSQTLDNLVAVQEATTMPVLRPLIGMDKQEIIAEARRIGTYEVSILPDMDCCQFLVPPRVATTSTPERLRELESRVDVPALVEVALKEMEVEEFRWP
- a CDS encoding NUDIX domain-containing protein, which gives rise to MALAVSVAIFHGDDRRQVLLVRRPDDPAEEHPGLWGLPAVTLRPGETPEDGVRRVGRQKLGLELRPGPVLAYGQQLRPNGVLAMLLMEAEALSWPPRLEPEEREEGVTYYTAWTWGDPQLLVPAAVMGSLCSRLLLDALGDYWLP
- a CDS encoding glycosyltransferase is translated as MSTAVHQLLTAPATSAGDLQERPGPLVSVAIPTRNSGSVIGRCLESVCRQTYPHLEVLVVDGCSRDGTPQMAAVYGATVVPCTGGLLAARYEGVLRSRGQFVLMLDSDQVLEPTAVERAVAMMGQGYDMLVLEEMSFRPRTWLQRLFAAHRRLIHLYLNEEALDPYRGTVLPRFFRRELLLQALQNVPAGLLEKVVHHDHAIIYLECWRLSRRVGILPRAVYHQEPSSLWEVVRRNFRYGRSLAVLAAGGPYADLARRRDGYIWPRRLRPGDVPLALQSALLLTLLKLAQGAGLFWERALR
- a CDS encoding glycosyltransferase family 4 protein, giving the protein MTFIVTIGRGSMDRYSLKLARHLRVPKLFTDIYQKVAEMFNVPLVSCRSLYALWQDANFLRRLRRLDDILHFPNHHMGRYGLFLRQPYVITVHDLIRYFDLKGYGTYIHRPNLRDRIYLNMDYAGIRRAAAIIAISETTKRDIVRHLSYPEERIFVVYHGIDHDLFRPVEERPIEEPYVLFVGSEHPRKNLPALLRAFKLVKDSDSRFRHLKLVKVGAAGGREAPFRQYTLRAMAEIGLDGDVVFAEGVPDHELPAYYSGAEVLVNPSLYEGFGFPPVEAMACGCPVIVSKAGALPEVVGDAGLVVDPNDPLALAEAIRQVLTDSSLRRRLVEAGLQRAAQFTWERCARETEQVYERVEAELAA
- a CDS encoding TIGR01777 family oxidoreductase gives rise to the protein MRVLVTGASGLIGSHLVPALEREGHQVLRLGRRPETADFVWDPLRGQMDARALEGVEAVVHLAGENIGQRWTPASKERIWRSRVEGTRLLAEAIAASPAPPKVFISASATGYYGDRGDEALDEGAAPGRGFLAELCQAWEQAAQTAAAAGTRVVNPRFGVVLSARGGALARLLPVFRLGLGGSLGSGRQYMSWVDMDDLVQAVLFLLSREEFSGPVNVTSPNPVTNAEFTRTLARVLGRPALFRVPAFALQVLLGEMAREALLSGQRVLPARLQAAGFQFRYPELEASLRHALGR
- a CDS encoding 4Fe-4S binding protein, coding for MAYKILDWCIGCTACTKRCPTDAISGERNKLHVIDPTLCIDCGACGVVCPVECIADDAGDICKGFPRREWPKATVIEENCIGSGCELCINICPFEALYLDTSGERVGDFFGVATVIERRCTGCRLCEDVCGWGAIYIDPPREALKKKLYEPVELPGTARSG
- the sucD gene encoding succinate--CoA ligase subunit alpha, which translates into the protein MPILVNRDTKVVVQGITGREGSFQTRRCIEYGTKVVAGVTPGRGGEEIDGVPVFDTVRQAVARTGADCSLIFVPAPAAADAILEAAYAEVPVIVCITEGIPVVDMVRVKRYLRGSGIRLIGPNCPGVITPGQCRVGIMPGDVFSPGPVGVISRSGTLVYEAVSQLTARGIGQSTCVGVGGDPVIGTAPVEVLRLFNEDPETKAVVLIGEIGGTAEQEAAAYIASEMRKPVIAFIAGASAPPGRRMGHAGAIIVGEAATAQAKKKALAAAGATIVDSPAEIGAATEAVLRERGLL